A genomic segment from Tolypothrix sp. NIES-4075 encodes:
- a CDS encoding cytochrome c oxidase subunit II: MQEIPVSLLTLVAGAFVTVLSIWLGQNHSLLPVQASAQAPLVDGFFNIMFSIAIALFLIVEGTILIFVVKYRRRKGDDTDGVHIEGNLPLEVFWTAIPSIIVLCLGIYSVDVFTRMGGIEAPGHMMAHSHSPSHVAQMPGTALAATLSDASTSDLEVPVPPAGARKIGIGGTPQEQGKVADLVVDVTGMQFAWIFNYPESGVNSGELHVPVGADVQINLSATDVIHSFWVPQFRLKQDAIPGIPTQLRFVATKTGTYPIVCTELCGGYHGSMRSSVIVETPEEYDSWLTENKIAQNQELNQAVAVKPAELSTSEFLAPYAHDMGISSATLESMSH, encoded by the coding sequence ATGCAAGAAATTCCTGTTTCATTATTAACTTTAGTTGCTGGGGCATTCGTCACAGTTTTAAGCATCTGGCTTGGTCAAAACCATAGTTTACTGCCGGTGCAAGCTTCAGCACAAGCGCCTTTGGTGGACGGGTTTTTCAACATCATGTTCAGCATTGCGATCGCTCTGTTTTTGATAGTAGAAGGAACCATCTTAATTTTTGTAGTTAAATATCGTCGCCGTAAGGGAGATGATACGGATGGTGTCCATATTGAGGGTAATCTTCCTTTAGAAGTTTTTTGGACGGCAATTCCATCAATCATTGTCCTTTGCTTGGGAATATACAGTGTTGATGTTTTTACGCGCATGGGTGGAATTGAAGCACCCGGACATATGATGGCTCATAGCCATTCTCCATCTCATGTTGCTCAAATGCCAGGAACCGCACTCGCAGCTACATTGAGTGATGCCTCAACTTCGGACTTGGAAGTACCAGTACCCCCAGCAGGTGCGCGGAAAATAGGTATTGGGGGAACTCCCCAAGAACAAGGCAAAGTTGCCGACTTAGTTGTTGATGTCACCGGGATGCAGTTTGCTTGGATATTTAACTATCCTGAAAGTGGTGTTAATTCTGGAGAATTACACGTCCCAGTTGGTGCTGATGTCCAAATCAACTTGTCCGCAACAGATGTAATTCACTCATTCTGGGTACCGCAATTTAGATTGAAGCAAGACGCAATTCCCGGTATCCCTACTCAATTGCGATTTGTCGCTACTAAAACGGGTACATACCCGATAGTTTGTACAGAATTATGCGGTGGTTATCACGGTTCAATGCGATCTTCTGTAATTGTGGAAACACCAGAAGAGTATGATAGCTGGCTGACAGAAAACAAAATTGCTCAAAACCAAGAACTCAATCAAGCTGTTGCAGTCAAACCAGCTGAGTTATCAACTTCAGAGTTTCTTGCTCCCTACGCTCATGATATGGGGATTAGTTCAGCAACTCTAGAGTCTATGAGTCATTAG
- the fdxB gene encoding ferredoxin III, nif-specific, producing MAQLTGLTFGGKTWTPKFAQDINQEKCIGCGRCFKICGHNVLSLAALNEEGELVEDEDDDEIERKIMTVANPENCVGCEACARICPKNCYTHVALVN from the coding sequence ATGGCACAACTAACAGGCTTGACATTTGGCGGTAAAACTTGGACACCTAAATTTGCTCAAGATATCAATCAAGAAAAGTGCATTGGCTGTGGCAGATGCTTTAAAATTTGCGGGCATAATGTACTATCTTTGGCAGCGCTAAACGAAGAAGGCGAACTTGTAGAAGATGAAGATGATGATGAAATCGAACGGAAAATAATGACAGTGGCTAATCCAGAAAACTGTGTTGGTTGTGAGGCTTGTGCAAGAATTTGTCCAAAGAATTGCTACACCCATGTTGCCTTAGTAAATTAA
- a CDS encoding helix-turn-helix domain-containing protein, with amino-acid sequence MPYTIPNNSCVGCDNCRPQCPTGAIKIENDEYWIDPCLCNNCEGYYPEPQCVIACPTKSPIPWQAKKGRCKVEPRDATSSDLFANGKSNPFASAIVIWEACNVLAQRTSLPWQIDEQGFLCYGRQVNQGRGAIAFHITDPFKVSDCATELQAIEALDIRAACIHLIFAAYATASEQPWEQEFAIDDRQIEKYLGLEKRKDLSKNAKLALMKNIVLQACSLIATIDWPQQGRIKGFSVTGSRLWHIVDIQHYFQEDNLGCKYLVGLTFKVKAGIWTRYFLNKQGCKDRTAFYQYRSLPKSLLSTIMSIWQQHEGAARLMLWLLFKTKMGTSQRITVPTLLKVAYGEEKVNHATRHKEERKRLLRTFESDLEILHHYGIKAVFDPITYPPEIQPLWAKLIDIPEDPEEALEFWTTDGSADTRLTDTSPRGKWNLLMNARILSFELPPEWEQQMPKSQKNQRQTVARTRKKIKTTGDLLGEQILQARKNLNLSQRELAKLTGKSQSWIRDVENGRLKAKSQDQAVLRKVLNMA; translated from the coding sequence ATGCCTTATACAATTCCTAACAACAGTTGCGTTGGATGTGATAACTGCCGTCCTCAATGTCCTACAGGTGCGATCAAAATAGAGAACGATGAATATTGGATCGACCCTTGTCTTTGTAACAATTGCGAAGGTTATTACCCTGAACCCCAATGTGTAATTGCCTGTCCCACAAAGTCACCGATTCCTTGGCAAGCGAAAAAGGGAAGATGCAAAGTTGAACCTAGAGATGCCACAAGTTCGGATTTATTTGCCAACGGTAAGAGTAATCCGTTTGCATCAGCGATCGTCATTTGGGAAGCTTGCAACGTGTTGGCACAACGAACATCTTTACCTTGGCAAATCGATGAACAAGGTTTCTTGTGTTATGGCAGACAAGTTAACCAAGGTAGGGGAGCGATCGCATTTCACATTACCGATCCATTTAAAGTAAGCGATTGTGCAACAGAGTTACAAGCAATTGAAGCACTTGATATCAGAGCTGCTTGCATCCATTTAATTTTTGCTGCTTATGCTACAGCTTCCGAGCAACCTTGGGAGCAAGAGTTTGCGATCGACGATCGCCAAATCGAGAAATATTTAGGATTAGAGAAACGCAAAGACTTGAGTAAAAACGCCAAACTCGCTCTGATGAAAAATATTGTACTGCAAGCTTGCTCGCTGATTGCCACCATTGACTGGCCCCAACAAGGTCGAATTAAAGGCTTTTCAGTTACAGGCAGTCGCTTGTGGCACATAGTAGACATTCAGCACTATTTTCAAGAAGATAATCTTGGGTGTAAATATTTAGTTGGGCTAACTTTTAAAGTCAAAGCCGGCATTTGGACGCGGTATTTCTTAAATAAACAAGGATGCAAAGACCGAACTGCATTTTATCAATATCGCAGTCTGCCCAAATCTTTGTTAAGCACAATTATGAGCATTTGGCAACAACATGAAGGTGCAGCGCGATTAATGCTATGGCTGCTATTTAAAACTAAAATGGGCACTTCCCAACGCATCACCGTTCCCACCTTGCTGAAAGTTGCTTACGGTGAGGAAAAAGTGAACCACGCAACCAGACATAAAGAAGAACGCAAGCGACTGCTGCGAACCTTTGAAAGCGATTTGGAAATTCTCCATCATTATGGAATCAAAGCAGTTTTCGACCCGATTACCTATCCACCAGAAATTCAACCTTTGTGGGCAAAGTTAATTGATATTCCCGAAGATCCAGAAGAAGCATTAGAATTTTGGACTACTGACGGTAGTGCTGACACTCGCTTGACAGACACAAGTCCCCGTGGGAAGTGGAATTTGCTGATGAACGCTCGAATTTTGTCCTTTGAACTACCACCAGAATGGGAACAGCAAATGCCAAAATCTCAGAAAAATCAGCGACAAACTGTTGCCAGAACTAGAAAAAAGATAAAAACCACCGGCGATTTGCTTGGGGAACAGATTTTACAAGCGCGAAAAAATCTGAATCTCTCTCAAAGAGAATTAGCAAAGTTGACAGGTAAAAGCCAAAGTTGGATTCGAGATGTCGAAAATGGTCGCTTGAAAGCGAAGTCACAAGACCAAGCGGTGTTAAGGAAAGTGTTGAATATGGCGTAA
- a CDS encoding FAD-dependent oxidoreductase yields MVNQTYTADVLVVGGGTGGTAAAIQAARRKAKTILVSEFPWLGGMLTSAGVSVPDGNELEAFQIGLWGEFLRELRSRQPGGLDNSWVSFFSYDPRIGAAIFADWVRELPNLHWIAGKVPLEVLRQADCVTGVRFADFTVKAKIILDGTELGDLLALGEIPYRWGWELQSQWKEPSAPADFNYITQRYPVQAPTWVVIMQDFGEEVAPEIQRAPNEDLSMFAGAWDDYGAEKFLNYGRLPGGLLMMNWPICGNDYGKEVGRLIESETSRSEFLQECRWHSQNFAHFIQNQLGNRYGLAEQVFPEYRNPNTAYALHPYYRESRRLVGLTTVREQDILPIALGRVASLNIEAFAPGVCEAIAIGNYANDHHYPGVSYQVQPKSIRWGGRWTGTPFTIPYRCLIPAQTDGLLVCEKNLSVSHITNGATRLQPVVMGIGQAAGMAAAMCVELNTQPRDLPVRMLQNALLQDLHSPATIVPLFNLPPDHPEWLDWQLYYLDNPDAYPATGNCPISSNLQYNYLKNKYVKSLNQKYFRGIFHRLDRQDYRFSITTTTQNQLFLQLVTLRSHIDEQLQNFVDKQPLQICGQWNRAGNWLLVEHIEK; encoded by the coding sequence ATGGTTAATCAGACATACACGGCTGATGTTTTAGTTGTCGGTGGGGGAACCGGCGGAACTGCTGCTGCAATCCAAGCAGCGCGAAGAAAAGCAAAAACTATCCTGGTGAGCGAATTTCCTTGGTTGGGGGGAATGCTCACTTCAGCCGGGGTGTCTGTACCCGATGGTAATGAATTAGAAGCATTTCAGATAGGTTTATGGGGTGAGTTTTTGCGAGAATTGCGTTCTCGACAGCCAGGAGGATTAGACAATAGTTGGGTAAGCTTTTTTAGTTACGATCCCCGCATTGGGGCAGCGATTTTTGCCGATTGGGTGCGAGAATTACCAAATCTGCATTGGATTGCTGGCAAAGTTCCGTTAGAAGTTTTGCGACAGGCAGATTGTGTTACTGGCGTTCGCTTTGCTGATTTTACTGTCAAGGCAAAGATTATTCTCGACGGTACAGAATTAGGAGATTTATTAGCTTTAGGAGAGATACCTTATCGCTGGGGTTGGGAATTGCAATCTCAATGGAAAGAACCAAGCGCCCCAGCAGATTTTAATTATATCACACAAAGATATCCCGTGCAAGCGCCGACTTGGGTTGTGATAATGCAAGATTTTGGTGAAGAAGTCGCTCCAGAAATTCAAAGAGCACCCAATGAAGATTTATCAATGTTTGCAGGGGCTTGGGATGATTATGGTGCCGAGAAGTTTTTGAATTACGGACGCTTACCGGGGGGGCTGTTGATGATGAATTGGCCCATCTGTGGCAATGACTACGGCAAAGAAGTCGGGCGTTTGATAGAGTCAGAGACATCAAGAAGTGAGTTTTTACAAGAATGTCGCTGGCACAGCCAAAATTTTGCCCATTTTATCCAAAATCAGCTAGGTAATCGCTACGGCTTGGCAGAACAAGTTTTTCCCGAATACCGAAATCCCAACACGGCTTACGCCCTACATCCGTACTACCGGGAAAGCCGCCGTTTGGTGGGACTAACTACTGTGCGAGAACAGGATATTTTGCCGATCGCTCTTGGTAGAGTAGCATCCTTAAATATCGAAGCGTTCGCCCCTGGCGTTTGCGAAGCAATCGCTATTGGTAATTACGCCAATGACCATCATTATCCCGGAGTCAGCTACCAGGTACAACCCAAATCTATCCGCTGGGGGGGACGTTGGACAGGAACTCCCTTTACAATTCCTTACCGTTGTCTAATTCCTGCCCAAACGGATGGTTTATTGGTGTGTGAAAAAAATCTCTCTGTATCGCATATCACTAACGGCGCAACGAGATTGCAACCTGTGGTGATGGGCATCGGTCAAGCGGCAGGAATGGCAGCTGCTATGTGCGTTGAGTTGAACACTCAGCCGAGAGATTTACCTGTGAGAATGCTGCAAAATGCTTTGTTGCAAGACTTACATTCTCCGGCTACAATCGTTCCATTATTCAATTTACCGCCCGATCATCCGGAATGGCTGGACTGGCAACTGTATTACTTAGACAACCCAGACGCTTATCCAGCCACTGGAAATTGTCCCATATCATCTAATCTTCAGTACAATTACTTGAAAAATAAATACGTAAAATCACTTAATCAAAAATATTTCCGGGGCATCTTCCATCGCCTAGATCGGCAAGATTACAGATTTAGCATCACCACAACAACTCAAAACCAATTGTTTTTACAGCTTGTGACCTTGCGATCGCATATAGACGAGCAACTGCAAAATTTTGTTGATAAGCAACCGCTACAAATTTGCGGTCAGTGGAATCGTGCGGGTAATTGGTTATTAGTTGAACATATTGAGAAATAA
- the patX gene encoding heterocyst-inhibiting protein PatX yields MRATISLLITCLVFGSLAFNYQAMANRLSNLLLSYDDSEQFISVKPKPKTRPNQPELPIPHRGSGRRELMQYVGQTYPAV; encoded by the coding sequence ATGCGTGCAACTATTTCACTTTTAATCACTTGCTTAGTATTCGGCTCCTTAGCTTTTAACTACCAAGCGATGGCAAATCGCTTATCTAATCTGTTGCTATCCTATGATGATTCCGAACAATTTATATCAGTGAAACCCAAGCCCAAAACCAGACCGAACCAACCAGAACTGCCAATACCTCATCGGGGTAGTGGACGTAGAGAGTTAATGCAATATGTGGGTCAGACATATCCTGCTGTTTAA
- a CDS encoding ferritin-like domain-containing protein, with product MTVAYPRKFQNALGARDILSRVVRDREIHLITLNRYRYSEQRSCKDLTDLIELLNGKAPELVRDLSHHISDEARHAMWLTDLLVELKSDVGTPPGSSYINEFERLLDSDQKDPVKDLDDFLISSLAAINVTEKRGCEYFSAHIYALKLAPQTEENIKIRETIEKILPEEAGHVRWGNRWLAEIARKSPEHQQQVEKAKRKYAAIEQAAFESGIDITLGAELRRVANLVEVANTMPVWERPQYLMERLPQTLLAPDLQFTRIMAAQKAWQRDPQAFMDKFVPMFLNGIKGTE from the coding sequence ATGACTGTTGCTTACCCACGTAAATTTCAGAATGCTTTGGGTGCGAGAGATATCTTAAGTCGGGTAGTGCGCGATCGCGAAATTCATTTAATCACCCTCAACCGCTACCGTTACAGCGAACAACGCAGTTGCAAAGACCTTACTGATTTAATTGAGCTACTTAACGGCAAAGCACCAGAACTAGTGCGGGATTTGTCACATCATATCTCAGATGAAGCTCGTCACGCCATGTGGCTAACTGATTTGTTGGTGGAGTTGAAAAGCGATGTGGGAACTCCCCCTGGTTCATCATATATCAACGAATTTGAAAGGCTCTTAGACAGCGACCAAAAAGATCCAGTTAAAGACCTTGATGATTTCTTGATTTCTTCCCTGGCAGCGATTAACGTCACTGAAAAACGAGGTTGCGAATATTTCTCGGCACACATTTACGCTCTAAAGCTTGCACCGCAAACCGAAGAAAATATTAAAATTCGGGAAACGATTGAGAAAATCCTGCCAGAAGAAGCAGGACACGTCCGCTGGGGTAATCGTTGGTTAGCAGAAATTGCCCGCAAGAGTCCAGAACACCAACAACAGGTGGAAAAGGCAAAGCGGAAATATGCAGCAATTGAACAAGCAGCGTTTGAATCCGGAATAGATATCACCTTAGGAGCGGAATTACGCCGAGTTGCCAACTTGGTAGAAGTGGCAAACACAATGCCTGTTTGGGAACGTCCCCAGTATTTAATGGAGCGCTTACCGCAGACTTTGTTAGCACCTGATTTGCAGTTTACCAGAATTATGGCGGCACAAAAGGCTTGGCAGCGCGATCCACAAGCGTTTATGGATAAATTCGTGCCGATGTTCCTTAACGGCATTAAGGGCACAGAATAG